The nucleotide window TGAGACATAGTTTATAATCTCTTTGGTTTCTCATAATCTCTGCTCTGCTCATCTAAGCATGTCTTGTCCTGAAAAGCTACTAGAGAACATCACGCACGACATCCACCTGCCTGTTACATAAACTCATCTAATACCAGGATGTTGTGACGCCCCACCTGCACACACAGCAGACTGAGGAAAGCACCCAGTTGTATCACTCATATGACATCAACAAAAACAACGCCTTTGTTTAGACTTTGTATGGCAGCTCACATGGTTCTGCAcgtgtttataaaaaatagtgtaaaataAACCCCATGTCAATGGTAAACTAGAATCCATTATAGTGGCCATACTGGAGGATGAGGACACACTCTGATTAAATGATCCCCACCCggtcaaaaaacaaatgaacaaaaaaaaagtgaaaatacttTAAGAGGCATTCGAGTTAAAGTAGGACTTTTGATGGTATTAGATCACATTTATGAAAGAAagattatttctctatataatccactgctatactaatgcacttatcccagcattttactagttcttgaataccaaaaatgtagaacattttctcagtatgctggagctatgatcagactgtctgcgTTAGACCTGAAATGGTGGCATcgcaggaactcctttaatgaccctaacatgtagaaatggcttgaagcgaggtcagaactgtacTAGGGATGTGtcaataacttccagctgaTTTCCTGAACAGCTGAACTTCCAAGtgatgttcatgaatgattgtgtatacagtttccacagacagatgtgtccatcacttatccatcgattttcaaagatcaggcGTTCTACTCGCTGATTGTTCATCGGAATTGCTTCAGTGGAATTTGAGCAACCTCGTCCAGGATTGTTATTCACAGACATACaatatggccttctttaaaacacaaacaaacaagtaaacgCTATAACTGTAGTATGTGTTATTTATTCTGAATCCTACCACCTGCTGCCCTACACACACCTGCTTGTAGATTAATTAGCATACATGGATAATAACATTTTCAGAGTCAAAAAAATACATGAGGAAACATTCAGACAAAATAAAGTAGATAAAGTAAGGCATAATTTTTTGCATGCACATTTCATGTTTTGAATTGCCAGTTTGCACTCTATTttttaatttcagttttttCTATATGCTGTAGCATTTGCAAAACAGtattaatttatatactgtaagtataagTTACAATTACTTATCGCcccatatctatctatctatctatctatctatctatctatctatctatctatctatctatctatctatctatctataaaacTCTCACATAAATCAAGGTATAATTTTGAATGCAAACAAATACACTCGGCTTGGAAAACTTTTTTCTGTAATGGGAAAAGTAAAAGGTCATAGCCAAATACTGGCCAAAGACTAGCTGACTTTTTTCAGTTGCACAAACACAAAGTGTTTCATATAATgtttcataatatatatatatatatatatatatatatatatatatatatatatatatatatatatatttttttttttttttttttttaatgcacatgcctagctaactagctaaacAAACTTTATAATGTTATGTTTCATACCAGTCAATTCACTTAGGTTTTTGGGCAAAAACATTATTGCTCAatgtaatatgttttttttagattttcactTAGCCTAGCTAATGGATTTTTACTACAGCAGGCAAATTTGTAGAAGCATGAATGGTGTGAGGAATCAAATTAAATCAGTCTTGAGAACCAAGACCCAATACACACTGTTCAGCTAAGAGTTTAGGTAGGGCTCCCAAACAAGCCCCCTTTACTAATCTGGACCTCTAATCTTTTTACACACTAGTTTAACCCAACAGAGAGGAGCCTGTTGTAGAAACAGAGACATCAGCCAAAACAAATTGAGCATTacatgggatttttttttcctcgcaGAGATCATCTCCTGGTCAGTTTGCCTTTCGCCTCTAAACTGTTTGTCTTTTTGAACTGAAAACACTGTATTCTTTTCTTGTTGGGGTGAAAAACGCTAAAGTGGATTTACAATACTGATTGGTATTGGATATATTTGGATTaaactatgtacagtatattaggcTTATTATCAGTATTTCTATGTTATGTTTATGGACCTGCTGTAATCACACTAATCATGGGAACGTCCCATAGATGAATAGGGTGTTATTGTCTGTCTGTTGTCTGTGACCTTCCTCTATACAAGTCCTTAGAACACCAATtcagagaaaaaaagtaaatcacTGACTTTAGCCATCTAATTACTGGTAAATCAGGCAGAGGTCACTAATTAGGCAGACTGCGATCCAGAGAGCAGCCACCATATGGCACCGGGCTGGGCTGGACTCAGGGCCCTCACTGTTCTTTCAGCCTTACAGTGATTTAATTGCCCCCCGTTTCCACCCCCTTCCCTACGGGATCTTTGTTTGACTTAGGCGAACACATTTTGTGGTAGGCTAAGCTGCTTAGCAGACTAAAGATGTATGTCTTCATGCTAGCTAATTCCATTTAGGTTGTGTTGTTAAAATTTTGCACTAGAGGACAATTAATATTATGTAAGAAAGTCAAATAGACAAATAGAAACATTAGAATAAGCATGCAGGGTCATGGGCAGTTGGGTTGGGCTTTGGAGAATTGACTCATTGTTAATGGTAGAAAATGCTAAGGATTAAAAAGTGATGAAATAACATAAACCttcagaaagaaataataaaacacactccCTAGAATGACAACCAACACAACTACCCCTTATCCATGGGGTGATGTGTGGTTCTTGCAACATTATATCCTATAAAGCACCACCGTCTACAACAAtatcaacattttttaaattaaagctagtcatttaaattaaaaactaacaaaagTTTGCATCTGTTTACGTATGGAACTAAAAAGTTGAACAAATTAGTAAATCCAAATCTCTACTCTATCTTGAACTGCAAAATCAGAGCATCTGGAATATAGACTAATTCAACCAATATTTCTCTTTATTAGAGTTTATGTTATCAAATTATATAATCTAATATTTGAAAGAATTCTTTTTGGAAAACGTTAATAAGCATACTTCTAGATATTTTACTAATTTCAAGATATTTCAgacaaaattttaaatctagttttttttagtttaagcatttattaTAAGCttgcatttaattatatttcaaGAACAATATCGCTGTGATGTGTCTAAATTTTTTATGCAATAAccttacatttcttttattcaagAAATCTTTATCTGCTAAGATACGTATTTCATATGAAATGATATTGATTACTCACATATTAAAGCtcaaaatttaaaaccaaaaacaagcagaacagaaaaaacagtTGGTGGGCTAACTAAAGACAAAAtcctttcttatttattttattcctaaTTTTTGGATGAAGAACCTAATGCCAAACCCTGTGACTGATTGATCCACCCCTAGATGGACAGTAAAGATTAAGAGGATGACAAATGGGCATTTGCTTACACAGCGCTTGCTGTTAATCCCCTTGTCTTCCTTTAGGGAGCCCGACTGGACAGGGACTCACACTTCAGCATCACCAGATGCAGGATGAGCAAGTGACAGGCCTAACTGGAAACTACTTAAGCAACAGGCAACAAGTTCTACATAACAAAACAAAGTGAAGTGAGATTTTCATTAAGACTAAAGCCACTCCGGAAAAGTAACTAAACTGGGCAgtcaagcctctggagacagaaTACATATTCAAGCAACTCGCCAGACTTctcttttaacttttattattaagcCTAATGGAGGATGCCATTATGAAGATTTCCATGATGCCATCTACATCTCCCACTGACTCCTCTAGGAGCAGCTCCACAGAGGAAAGCCATGGAGGTGAGTTAAAAAGCTTCACACTATTCTTTCCACCAAAACGTTATGTTTTACCTTTAGGTTTGctttattgtacatttttcaGAGATCTGTGCATCCATATTTTGCCTTACATCATTTGCATTGAAACAAATAGAAAAATCAAAACTTTCTAAAACTTTCCCAAAATGTCAttaaacatgacattttttttttcaaaaacaaacaaacaaaaaatgtttccaTAAAATATAAATGGTCCCTTAAACTATGCAGAAAATAACAGGTTTTTCATGTCTACAGGCAAAAGTCCAGCTCCTGGTAAGAGCTTGAGTCAAGGGCTACTGTGTAAGGTGTGTGCAGACACTAGCAGTGGAAAACATTATGGGATCTATGCCTGCAATGGCTGCAGTGGCTTCTTCAAACGCAGTGTGAGGCGTAGATTAATCTACAGGTGAGGAGAATAACCAACAGTTCTAAACAAAACATGGAAAGCTTTACATTGCCTATATCtcatactattataataaacttgCAGATGCCAAGCTGGTACAGGTATGTGTCCAGTAGATAAAGCCCATCGTAACCAGTGCCAGGCATGTCGCCTAAAGAAATGCCTTCAGGCTGGCATGAACAAAGATGGTAAGTTAAGTTTCTATATAGTATGTCCATctattaataaattagttttcCATATTCCCTTTACATGCAACTCTTTTTTAAACTCACCACATTCTTCCCCATTAGCTGTGCAGAATGAGAGGCAACCACGAAGCACAGCTCAGGTCAGGTTAGACACCCTGGATATTGATACAGAGAAGGAACACCTAGCCACCACCAGAGAGCCCACATCCTCTTCGTCGTCATGTTCTGTGATAAGCAGACCTTTACTGGGCTCCTCCGTTAGCTCCAGCATCAACTCCAGTGGTTCCAGCCAGCACAGCAGCAGCCCCCAAAACAGCCACCGCTTCATGGCCAGCCTGATGACAGCTGAGACTTGCGCCAAGCTCGAGCCTGAGGATGGTAAGGACCCAAAGTTTGCTGTTAAAGGATATTATATTAAAGTACAAAGTGGGACGCCTCAGAAGTAATGATTCCCAGTAACTAAAGTGTCTCtagaattatgttttttttttaatctgtctctgcagTTGATGAGAATATTGATGTAACAAGTAACGAGCCGGAGATAAGCTCACCAGAGAGCAACTCAACACTCTATCCCTACTCTGGCCCTGAGAGCATATATGAGACTTCGGCCCGCCTACTCTTCATGTCTGTCAAATGGGCAAAGAACTTGCCAGTCTTCTCCCACCTGCCATTTAGGGACCAGGTACAAGCTATATGTGAACCAGTCTGTGAAACCcggctaaagtttttttttttttttttttgttatttattttcttttctacctAAAATCACATGTTGAAAAAAGACTCATgttgaataaaaatttaacagtAAATGTTAACGTTAATGTAAATTTCTGTATGgagcacttactgtacatattacacATCTATGTACATATATTTACAATTGTAAATGATATAGCATATAGTGAAAGCTTACAAtttgtgtctttctgtctcctTGTTTATTCAGGTGATACTGCTAGAGGAGGCATGGAGTGAGCTATTTCTGCTCTGTGCCATCCAGTGGTCCTTGCCACTTGAAAGCTGCCCCCTGCTTTCTCTACCTGAGCTCTCTCCTTCCTCACAGGGTAAAAGCAGCCCCTGCGCTTCTGACTTGCGTCTCCTGCAGGAGCTCTTTAGCCGCTTCAAGGCCATGCAGGTGGACCCTACAGAGTTCGCCTGTTTGAAAGCTATAGTTCTCTTCAAGCCAGGTAAGTTTTCTAAACTGTGGTGGATAAAGAAGGAATAAATTTATGGTCTGTGTATGATTACAAAGTATTAAGTATTGTCTTacattaaaacagaaacaagTGGCCTCAAAGACCCAGAACAGGTTGAGAATCTGCAGGACCAGTCTCAAGTAATGCTTGCTCAGCATATTCACACACTCTACTCCAGTCAAACAGCAAGGTaagaaatacacacatacataaacaaacaaatgacctaATATACTTCTACAAATATGAATACACAGAAATAGAAAATGTAATCAAACTTTTTGTGTTTCTTAGGTTTGGAAGGCTGTTGTTGCTCCTTCCAGCTTTACATTTTGTAAGTTCAGAGAGAATCGAATTGCTTTTCTTCCACAGAACAATTGGAAACACACCGATGGAAAAGTTGCTCTGTGGCATGTTTAAGAATTGAAAAATACTTGTTCTTCAGTATAAATCAGACAATTTCTATTGTAGTAATAAGCTGCCTCTCAAAGCAATTATGTTTCAAATGTGAGTAGGTTCATGTACATTTTGTTCCTGTTTTCATACCAACACTGATCACCACCATGATCAGTCAAACTGCACCAGCTGAATCAGTTTTGCCTGCATGGACTTGCAGGTTAACCAGCTATGACGCCAACAGACCAACAGTTATAATACACCAGCTTGGATTAGCATTACATTCATTCCAGTCCATCTTTACTTTTTGCAATTGTATTCCTAAAAAGTCATATTATAGTTTGTCATTTTACTACTGCTCACACTATATGCTTTTGTTAatatattaaatctttatttccTAATTACTGTGGGTAGATTACATAGCCTATTGTTGTTTAATGTGTCTATGTAAGTCACCTGCAGTATTGCCTTTTCAGCTTTTcataatgtgtatatattttgataaaatcttttaaccattaaacaaatttagttGTTTTTCATCAGAAATCCAAAATTCATTTCTTGCTAACTTATAActaagcattttattttcattacaaCTTTAATAAGTTACAGCATGTAAAATGAAGTTTTGCTCAGAGTGGCATGACCGCACAGTGGGTAGCACTGTAGCTCATGTTTTTCCACTTTCTATATAGGCTTACTTCTCATTTCCAAACACATGGTAGTAGGTGAATTGGCTATTGATAATGCTCTTCTATATTATGGAATGGTCTGGCATCAACCCAATCCGTAGGGCATGgaagtgtgcatggagtttggaggTTCTCTCTGTGCTATGCTTGTTTCAACAATGCACTCAGGTTTCTCCTATAGTCCAAGGGCatgagttaatttttttttcatatggtgCTCCAAAATTGCCTATAACGTATGAATGAGCGCGTGTCTGTGCCCTGCAATAGGCtgacaccccatccaggatTTCAGTTGCCTTGTGTGCAAAAATTTCGGGATAAACTTCGTTCtaaatgacatacagtatgggaaAAAACTCAAATGCACAGTCTGATGTCTAAAGGCTCCCTTGTCAAAACACACTGGCAAGGCTTCCATCCTGTtccttttttattagtttttgacCAGTGCTGCCAGCTACTGtaaatattcacaaaaaattGTTGTCTCAACAATTAAATGCACAAGTGTCAAATCTTCTCCAGAAAGGCCCAGTATGTGTGCAATTTTCCCAACCTAGCAGAAACCACACCTGCTTCCACCAGTTTAATTAGTTGCTCTTGGTTTTCAGTAGATACTTAGGTGTGGCTTCGGCTTGGTTGGCATGAAAacctgtacacacaaacacaaacacacaaaatgtccCTGCCTGGAGAAGATTTGATGTCACTGAATAAATGTCATGACGTGGGCACATGCTTGGCACAGGGAGGAATATAAAACTAGCTTTGATGTCCTGATTGCCAGTTCGGTACTGAGACCTCATATGGCAGGTGTGACGTTTATTACTCCTAAACAACTTGTACAGATAAATTAatcgataaataaataataactagtattacatcatcatcattgtagTGTTTTTGGTTAAAAGTATTTTGGTAAATTCCATGATGTGCGGCACAGCACAGATTTCCTGGAGTACACTTTACTTTTCCCGTTTTACTGTTCTTCCTGCTTTTAAACACCTGAATTAAAAAGATCAGTAAAAATACTGAACTGTGCAGGACAGTGAGCTCTCTGTGACCGGGGTTGTGCATTAGAAAACTAACGATATGGATTGTAATTGTAATGTCTAAACAACTGGATCAGAGAAAccccaaaactgcagctctagTGAGATGTTCCCAGGCTTCAGTGGttaggacataccaaaagtaatcGAAAACCTAGAGAACTGGCAACAAGTTCTTATTTGGGTTAATGATGCACATGGGGGAGTGAAGGTTGACCCATGTAGCTA belongs to Clarias gariepinus isolate MV-2021 ecotype Netherlands chromosome 2, CGAR_prim_01v2, whole genome shotgun sequence and includes:
- the nr2e3 gene encoding photoreceptor-specific nuclear receptor, translating into MEDAIMKISMMPSTSPTDSSRSSSTEESHGGKSPAPGKSLSQGLLCKVCADTSSGKHYGIYACNGCSGFFKRSVRRRLIYRCQAGTGMCPVDKAHRNQCQACRLKKCLQAGMNKDAVQNERQPRSTAQVRLDTLDIDTEKEHLATTREPTSSSSSCSVISRPLLGSSVSSSINSSGSSQHSSSPQNSHRFMASLMTAETCAKLEPEDVDENIDVTSNEPEISSPESNSTLYPYSGPESIYETSARLLFMSVKWAKNLPVFSHLPFRDQVILLEEAWSELFLLCAIQWSLPLESCPLLSLPELSPSSQGKSSPCASDLRLLQELFSRFKAMQVDPTEFACLKAIVLFKPETSGLKDPEQVENLQDQSQVMLAQHIHTLYSSQTARFGRLLLLLPALHFVSSERIELLFFHRTIGNTPMEKLLCGMFKN